Proteins from a genomic interval of Lolium perenne isolate Kyuss_39 chromosome 1, Kyuss_2.0, whole genome shotgun sequence:
- the LOC127345560 gene encoding avenin-3-like, with translation MKTFLILALLSVVATMANATVELEHTGQSQPQQPFPQPQQPFPQQQPFPEQQQPCVQQQQQVFQPILQQLLNPCRDFLVQRCNPVAMVPFLRSQILQQSSCEVMRQQCCQLLVQIPKQLQYPAIYSIVNSGFSMQQQQQLPQPQEKQVGQGLCQPQPQQAGQGFIQVHDLAKFEAMRNFALQTLPAMCKVQVPLYYSTSPYDVIAI, from the exons ATGAAGACTTTCCTCATCCTTGCCCTCCTATCCGTGGTGGCAACCATGGCTAACGCCACTGTGGAGCTTGAACATACAGGTCAATCTCAACCACAACAGCCGTTTCCGCAACCGCAACAGCCATTTCCGCAA CAACAACCATTTCCCGAGCAGCAACAACCATGTgtgcagcaacaacaacaagttttccaacCAATTCTACAACAACTGTTGAACCCGTGCCGAGATTTCCTCGTGCAGCGGTGCAACCCAGTGGCGATGGTGCCATTCCTCCGATCGCAGATCCTGCAACAGAGCAGCTGCGAGGTGATGCGACAACAATGTTGCCAGCTGTTGGTGCAAATCCCCAAGCAACTCCAGTACCCTGCCATATATAGCATCGTGAACTCTGGCTTCAGCatgcagcaacaacaacagttACCCCAACCTCAGGAGAAACAGGTGGGTCAGGGCTTATGCCAGCCTCAGCCACAACAAGCGGGCCAAGGATTCATCCAAGTTCATGATCTAGCTAAGTTCGAGGCGATGAGGAATTTTGCGCTACAGACCCTGCCGGCGATGTGCAAGGTGCAGGTCCCATTGTACTACTCCACCTCCCCGTACGACGTCATTGCTATTTAG